In Apus apus isolate bApuApu2 chromosome 5, bApuApu2.pri.cur, whole genome shotgun sequence, the following are encoded in one genomic region:
- the PTGR2 gene encoding prostaglandin reductase 2 isoform X1, whose amino-acid sequence MIIQRVVLNSRPGKNGVPVAENFRLEQSTIADTIRAGQVRVRTLYLSVDPYMRCRMNEDTGSDYLLPWQLSEVADGGGIGVVEESKHDNLAKGDFVTSFTWPWQTVAILDGSLLQKLVPQLVDGHLSYFLGAAGITGLTALLGIKEKGHVAVGANQTMVVSGAAGACGSLAGQIGRLEGCSRVVGIAGTDEKCSILVQEMGFDAAINYKKGDVARQLRELCPGGVDVYFDNVGGDISDTVISQMNQNSHIILCGQISQYNKDVPYPPPLPPDVEKIQKERNITRERFLVLNYMDKQEASVLQLCQWIQEGKLKVRETVVEGLANIGAAFQSMMNGGNIGKQIVLVSK is encoded by the exons ATGATTATACAGAGAGTAGTGCTGAATTCACGCCCAG GCAAGAATGGTGTGCCAGTGGCTGAAAACTTCCGACTGGAGCAAAGTACAATAGCAGATACTATCCGAGCAGGACAAGTGCGTGTTAGAACCCTTTATCTCTCTGTGGACCCTTACATG CGCTGTCGGATGAATGAGGATACCGGCTCAGATTACCTCCTTCCCTGGCAGCTGTCTGAAGTTGCTGATGGTGGGGGCATTGGGGTTGTGGAGGAGAGCAAGCATGATAACCTTGCTAAAGGAGACTTTGTAACTTCCTTCACTTGGCCCTGGCAGACGGTGGCAATTCTAGATGGAAGCTTGCTACAAAAG CTTGTTCCACAGCTTGTGGATGGACACCTTTCCTACTTTCTTGGTGCAGCTGGCATCACAGGACTGACGGCCCTGTTAGGTATAAAGGAGAAAGGACATGTGGCTGTGGGTGCAAATCAGACAATGGTGGTGAGCGGAGCAGCCGGTGCCTGCGGCTCTTTGGCCGGCCAG ATTGGCCGTCTGGAGGGCTGCTCTAGGGTGGTGGGGATTGCTGGCACAGATGAAAAGTGCTCCATCTTGGTCCAAGAAATGGGGTTTGATGCTGCTATCAATTACAAGAAGGGGGATGTGGCAAGGCAGCTACGTGAACTCTGCCCGGGTGGGGTGGATGTTTACTTTGACAATGTTGGTGGAGACATCAGTGATACAGTTATAAGTCAG ATGAATCAGAACAGCCATATCATCCTGTGTGGACAAATTTCTCAGTATAACAAAGATGTGCCTTATCCTCCTCCGCTGCCTCCTGACgtagaaaaaatacagaaagaaaggaatatCACAAG gGAAAGATTCTTAGTGTTGAACTACATGGACAAACAAGAAGCTAGTGTATTACAACTCTGTCAGTGGATCCAAGAGGGTAAACTGAAG